The following proteins come from a genomic window of Streptomyces sp. GS7:
- a CDS encoding SpoIIE family protein phosphatase, protein MRTTTSSERNDVAGAATRSLRASLPGDPRAAAAARQFVRGAFADWAAQRLPGAEGLTDRLADEAVLLVSELVTNAVVHAGTTVELRCRLDPDAEPGPFPDAPPGVDPDEPPRAGLVVEVSDRHPTQPVRAREDTGAYEGGGHGLQLISAVAEAWGVTYRRAMKTVWFRLPVGAPEGVRPEPEVVDGAFGAYGECDEYGAVDEELLRRGLRAAELLAPVPRRTAPPDGLDGPDATAGRARGRGGVDSGALSFLAEASDLLSGQLDADQVASLAAQLIVPRLADWCAVWLHDGDGGAPGRGLAMSGEAPRLARVWHLSEGRIDALRTALEKQPPGVAAGEALGGRPTAAPWPWPHEPGHYEPGGAALACPLVAGGRRLGTVLLGRAGLLHFPDEVVALIEDLCRRAARALATARAYSRQERISQVLQRRLLPRGRARVPGVHSAVVYEPREGAWAGGDFWDLFEAGDGRWCFALGDVCGSGPEAAAVTGLARPVLRLLARDGFGVSEVLDRLNKTMAREAADSVAAVAAAVAAAGAGAEAPVEIREEGEQARFLSLLYGEIVPYRGGAGGARCTLASAGHPLPLVLGADGAVRVVAAPQMLLGVVEDAAYVSESFDLRPGETLLCVTDGVTERRSGRRLFDDEDGLAQALAAAAGQGAEDIAEHIRRTVHAFGPTPPDDDLALLVLQAAARAAANGVP, encoded by the coding sequence ATGAGGACGACAACTTCGTCTGAACGGAACGACGTTGCGGGAGCCGCCACGCGGTCCCTGCGAGCCAGTCTGCCCGGCGACCCGCGGGCGGCGGCCGCCGCGCGGCAGTTCGTCCGGGGCGCGTTCGCCGACTGGGCCGCCCAGCGGCTGCCCGGCGCCGAGGGGCTCACCGACCGGCTGGCGGACGAGGCGGTACTGCTGGTCAGCGAGCTGGTGACGAACGCGGTGGTGCACGCCGGGACCACCGTCGAACTGCGCTGCCGGCTCGACCCGGACGCGGAGCCGGGGCCCTTCCCGGACGCCCCGCCGGGAGTGGACCCCGACGAGCCGCCGCGCGCCGGCCTGGTCGTCGAGGTCTCCGACCGGCACCCCACGCAGCCGGTCCGCGCCCGCGAGGACACCGGCGCCTACGAGGGCGGCGGCCACGGCCTCCAGCTGATCAGCGCGGTGGCCGAGGCGTGGGGCGTGACCTACCGCCGGGCGATGAAGACCGTGTGGTTCCGGCTGCCGGTGGGCGCCCCGGAGGGCGTACGGCCGGAACCGGAGGTGGTGGACGGGGCGTTCGGGGCGTACGGCGAGTGCGATGAGTACGGCGCGGTCGACGAGGAGCTGCTGCGGCGCGGGTTGCGAGCCGCCGAACTCCTCGCCCCGGTGCCCCGCCGCACCGCCCCGCCCGACGGCCTCGACGGCCCCGACGCGACCGCCGGCCGGGCCCGCGGCCGGGGCGGCGTCGACAGCGGGGCGCTGTCCTTCCTCGCCGAGGCGTCCGACCTGCTCTCCGGACAGCTCGACGCCGACCAAGTCGCCTCCCTGGCCGCCCAGTTGATCGTTCCGCGGCTCGCCGACTGGTGCGCGGTGTGGCTCCACGACGGCGACGGCGGCGCCCCCGGACGCGGGCTGGCGATGAGCGGCGAGGCGCCGCGGCTGGCACGCGTCTGGCACCTGTCCGAGGGCCGGATCGACGCGCTGCGCACCGCCCTGGAGAAGCAGCCGCCGGGCGTCGCCGCCGGGGAGGCCCTGGGCGGCAGGCCCACCGCGGCGCCCTGGCCCTGGCCGCACGAACCGGGCCACTACGAGCCCGGCGGCGCCGCCCTGGCCTGCCCGCTGGTCGCCGGTGGCCGCCGGCTCGGCACCGTGCTGCTCGGCCGGGCCGGGCTGCTGCACTTCCCCGACGAGGTGGTCGCGCTGATCGAGGACCTGTGCCGCCGGGCCGCCCGGGCGCTGGCCACCGCCCGCGCCTACAGCCGCCAGGAGCGCATCAGCCAGGTCCTCCAGCGGCGGCTGCTGCCCCGCGGCCGGGCCCGGGTGCCCGGGGTGCACTCCGCGGTGGTCTACGAACCGCGCGAGGGTGCCTGGGCGGGCGGCGACTTCTGGGACCTCTTCGAGGCCGGGGACGGCCGCTGGTGCTTCGCCCTCGGCGACGTCTGCGGCAGCGGCCCCGAGGCCGCCGCGGTCACCGGCCTGGCCCGGCCGGTGCTGCGGCTGCTGGCCCGCGACGGCTTCGGGGTCTCCGAGGTGCTCGACCGGCTCAACAAGACCATGGCGCGCGAGGCCGCCGACTCGGTCGCGGCGGTCGCGGCGGCGGTGGCGGCGGCCGGCGCCGGGGCCGAGGCGCCCGTCGAGATCCGCGAGGAGGGCGAGCAGGCCCGCTTCCTGTCCCTCCTGTACGGCGAGATCGTGCCGTACCGGGGCGGCGCCGGCGGCGCCCGCTGCACCCTGGCCAGCGCCGGCCACCCACTGCCGCTGGTGCTGGGTGCGGACGGCGCGGTCCGGGTCGTGGCGGCGCCGCAGATGCTGCTGGGGGTCGTCGAGGACGCCGCGTACGTCAGCGAGTCGTTCGACCTGCGCCCCGGGGAGACGCTGCTGTGCGTCACCGACGGGGTGACCGAGCGCCGCTCGGGGCGGCGGCTGTTCGACGACGAGGACGGGCTGGCCCAGGCCCTGGCCGCGGCGGCCGGGCAGGGCGCCGAGGACATCGCCGAGCACATCCGGCGCACGGTCCACGCCTTCGGGCCGACGCCGCCGGACGACGACCTGGCGCTGCTGGTCCTCCAGGCCGCGGCCCGCGCGGCGGCGAACGGGGTGCCCTAG
- a CDS encoding IS481 family transposase has product MPHRNAPLTETGRLRLARCVVDEGWTLRRAAERFQVSPTTAQRWADRYRLLGEAGMADRSSRPHHSPRRTPTRTERRIIKVRLLRRWGPARIAHLLRLVPSTVHRVLTRFGLARLTHLDRATGRPIRRYERDRPGELVHVDIKKLGNIPDGGGHRTLGRQAGRKTRSGVGYSYIHTAVDDHSRLAYSEIHTDEKKETATAFWTRAQTFFTTCGITVERVLTDNGACYKSHTWRDALAAAGITHKRTRPYRPQTNGKVERFNRTLLDEWAYAKPYRSETERREAFPQWLHTYNHHRGHTALKGKPPASRVPNLTGQYT; this is encoded by the coding sequence GTGCCCCACCGTAATGCACCCCTGACCGAGACTGGACGGCTGCGTCTGGCCCGCTGCGTCGTCGACGAGGGCTGGACCCTGCGGCGGGCCGCCGAACGCTTCCAGGTCTCGCCCACCACCGCCCAACGCTGGGCCGACCGCTACCGGCTGCTGGGTGAGGCGGGGATGGCAGACCGTTCAAGCCGCCCACACCACAGCCCGCGCCGCACCCCGACACGCACGGAACGGCGCATCATCAAGGTCCGCCTCCTGCGCCGGTGGGGCCCGGCCCGCATCGCCCACCTGCTGCGACTGGTCCCCTCGACCGTGCACCGCGTGCTGACCCGGTTCGGCCTGGCCCGCCTGACCCACCTGGACCGGGCCACAGGCCGGCCGATACGCCGCTACGAACGCGACCGCCCCGGCGAGTTGGTCCACGTGGACATCAAGAAGCTCGGCAACATCCCCGACGGCGGCGGCCACAGGACACTCGGCCGGCAAGCAGGCCGCAAGACCCGCTCGGGAGTCGGCTACAGCTACATCCACACCGCCGTCGACGACCACTCCCGCCTGGCCTACAGCGAGATCCACACCGACGAGAAAAAGGAGACCGCCACCGCCTTCTGGACCCGGGCCCAAACGTTCTTCACCACCTGCGGCATCACCGTCGAACGCGTCCTGACCGACAACGGCGCCTGCTACAAGTCCCACACCTGGCGCGATGCCCTCGCAGCAGCCGGGATCACCCACAAGCGAACCCGGCCCTACCGACCACAGACCAACGGCAAAGTCGAACGCTTCAACCGCACCCTGCTTGACGAATGGGCCTACGCGAAGCCCTACCGCTCAGAGACCGAACGCCGCGAAGCGTTCCCCCAATGGCTCCACACCTACAATCACCACCGCGGACACACCGCGCTCAAGGGCAAACCACCCGCCAGCCGCGTCCCCAACCTCACAGGGCAATACACCTAG
- the hemW gene encoding radical SAM family heme chaperone HemW — MPSALPDGEPMPEDGALPRHALTGAAGRPLGFYLHVPYCATRCGYCDFNTYTASELRGSGGAPASRETYADTVVEEIRLARKVLGDDPRPVRTVFVGGGTPTLLPTADLGRMLAALRDEFGLAPGAEITTEANPDSVDPRYLAELRAAGYNRVSFGMQSARQHVLKILDRTHTPGRPEACVAEARAAGFEHVNLDLIYGTPGETDDDWRASLDAAVGAGPDHVSAYALIVEEGTRLARRIRRGEIPMTDDDVHADRYLIAEDRLTAAGFTWYEVSNWATSEAARCRHNELYWTGADWWGAGPGAHSHVGGVRWWNVKHPGAYAQALAEGRSPGAGREVLPDEDRRVERILLELRLAGGCPLSLLAPAGARAAARALADGLLEPGPYEAGRAVLTLRGRLLADAVVRDLVD, encoded by the coding sequence ATGCCTTCCGCACTGCCAGACGGTGAGCCGATGCCCGAGGACGGGGCGCTGCCCCGCCATGCGCTGACCGGCGCCGCCGGCCGGCCCCTCGGCTTCTACCTGCACGTGCCGTACTGCGCGACCCGCTGCGGCTACTGCGACTTCAACACCTACACCGCGAGCGAGCTGCGCGGCTCCGGCGGCGCCCCGGCCTCCCGCGAGACCTACGCCGACACGGTCGTCGAGGAGATCCGCCTGGCCCGCAAGGTGCTGGGCGACGACCCCCGCCCCGTGCGGACGGTCTTCGTCGGCGGCGGCACCCCGACCCTGCTGCCGACTGCCGACCTCGGCCGGATGCTGGCCGCCCTCCGCGACGAGTTCGGCCTGGCCCCCGGCGCCGAGATCACCACCGAGGCCAACCCGGATTCCGTCGACCCCCGCTATCTCGCCGAGCTGCGCGCGGCCGGCTACAACCGCGTCTCCTTCGGCATGCAGAGCGCCCGGCAGCACGTCCTGAAGATCCTCGACCGCACCCACACCCCGGGCCGCCCCGAAGCCTGCGTCGCCGAGGCCCGCGCGGCCGGCTTCGAGCACGTCAACCTCGACCTGATCTACGGCACCCCGGGCGAGACCGACGACGACTGGCGGGCCTCCCTCGACGCGGCCGTCGGCGCCGGCCCCGACCACGTCTCCGCGTACGCGCTGATCGTCGAGGAGGGCACCCGGCTGGCCCGCCGGATCCGCCGCGGCGAGATCCCGATGACCGACGACGACGTGCACGCCGACCGCTACCTGATCGCCGAGGACCGGCTCACCGCCGCCGGCTTCACCTGGTACGAGGTCTCCAACTGGGCCACGTCCGAAGCCGCCCGCTGCCGCCACAACGAGCTGTACTGGACCGGCGCCGACTGGTGGGGCGCCGGCCCCGGCGCGCACAGCCACGTCGGCGGCGTCCGCTGGTGGAACGTGAAGCACCCCGGCGCCTACGCCCAGGCCCTCGCCGAGGGCCGCTCCCCGGGCGCCGGCCGCGAAGTCCTCCCGGACGAGGACCGCCGCGTCGAGCGCATCCTCCTGGAGCTCCGCCTCGCCGGCGGCTGCCCGCTCTCCCTCCTCGCCCCCGCGGGCGCCCGCGCCGCCGCCCGCGCACTGGCCGACGGCCTCCTGGAGCCCGGCCCGTACGAGGCGGGACGCGCGGTGCTGACGCTGCGCGGGCGGCTGCTGGCGGACGCGGTGGTGCGAGACCTGGTGGACTGA
- the holA gene encoding DNA polymerase III subunit delta yields the protein MARKTANDDPLAPVTIAVGQEDLLLERAMQQVVAAARAADADTDVRDLSSDQLQPGTLAELTSPSLFAERKVVVVRNSQDLSADTIKDVKAYLGSPAEEITLVLMHAGAAKGKGLLDAARKAGAREVACPKMTKPADRLAFVRGEFRAAGRSATPEACQALVDAIGSDLRELASACSQLAADVEGTIDDAVVARYYTGRAEASSFTVADRAVEGRAAEALEALRWAIATGVAPVMITSALAQGVRAIGKLASAPRGARPGDLARELGMPPWKIDRVRQQMRGWSADGVATALRAVAAADAGVKGGGDDPEYALEKAVVAIARAARSRR from the coding sequence ATGGCCAGGAAGACAGCTAACGACGACCCCCTTGCCCCCGTCACGATCGCGGTGGGCCAGGAAGACCTGCTGCTCGAACGCGCGATGCAGCAGGTGGTGGCGGCTGCCCGGGCGGCCGACGCGGACACCGATGTGCGCGACCTCAGCTCGGATCAGCTCCAGCCCGGCACCCTCGCCGAGCTGACGAGCCCCTCGCTCTTCGCCGAGCGCAAGGTCGTGGTGGTGCGGAACTCCCAGGACCTGTCCGCGGACACCATCAAGGACGTCAAGGCGTATCTCGGCTCGCCCGCTGAGGAGATCACTCTGGTGCTGATGCATGCGGGCGCGGCCAAGGGCAAGGGCCTGCTGGACGCGGCCCGTAAGGCCGGGGCGCGTGAGGTGGCCTGCCCCAAGATGACCAAGCCAGCCGACCGGCTCGCGTTCGTCCGAGGTGAGTTCCGGGCTGCCGGGCGTTCGGCGACGCCGGAGGCGTGCCAGGCGCTGGTCGACGCGATCGGCAGCGATCTGCGGGAGCTGGCGTCGGCGTGCTCGCAGCTGGCCGCCGACGTCGAGGGCACGATCGATGACGCGGTCGTGGCGCGCTACTACACGGGCCGGGCCGAGGCGTCGAGCTTCACGGTCGCCGACCGGGCGGTGGAAGGCCGGGCCGCCGAGGCGCTGGAGGCGCTGCGCTGGGCGATCGCGACCGGTGTCGCGCCGGTCATGATCACCAGCGCGCTGGCCCAGGGCGTCCGAGCCATCGGCAAGCTCGCCTCCGCACCGCGCGGCGCCCGCCCCGGTGACCTCGCCCGCGAGCTGGGGATGCCGCCGTGGAAGATCGACCGGGTACGGCAGCAGATGCGCGGCTGGTCGGCGGACGGTGTCGCGACGGCGCTGCGCGCGGTGGCCGCGGCCGACGCGGGGGTGAAGGGCGGCGGGGACGATCCCGAATACGCCCTGGAGAAGGCCGTGGTGGCGATCGCCCGGGCGGCTCGCTCCCGGCGCTAG
- a CDS encoding DUF1876 domain-containing protein codes for MLKTVVGWHVELEFEEDTHRTRAAALVRLPDGTEVRSHGYASRHPADGNQPRVGEEVAGARALNDMAMQLLTKAHDEIDQESGRQSRPLTH; via the coding sequence ATGTTGAAGACCGTTGTCGGATGGCATGTCGAGCTGGAATTCGAGGAGGACACCCACCGCACCCGGGCCGCCGCGCTGGTCCGGCTGCCCGACGGGACCGAGGTGCGGTCCCATGGTTATGCCAGCCGCCACCCCGCCGACGGGAACCAGCCCCGGGTCGGCGAGGAGGTCGCGGGCGCACGGGCGCTCAACGACATGGCGATGCAGCTGCTGACCAAGGCCCACGACGAGATCGACCAGGAGTCGGGGCGGCAGTCACGCCCGCTGACCCACTGA
- a CDS encoding DUF3097 domain-containing protein translates to MQSKRYRPDLTPPWKRQQPAPEVPADPDLVVEEVTTGYCGAVIRCEKTAEGPTVTLEDRFGKQRVFPMAPRGFLLEGRVVTLVRPRSRPAPSGPARTASGSIAVPGARARVARAGRIYVEGRHDAELVERVWGDDLRIEGVVVEYLEGIDDLPAIVRAFSPGPDARLGVLVDHLVPGSKESRIAAEVTGAHALVVGHPYIDVWEAVKPSSVGIAAWPAVPRGQDWKTGVCRALGWPENTGAAWQRILSGVRSYKDLEPALLGRVEELIDFVTAPEGA, encoded by the coding sequence ATGCAGAGCAAGCGCTACCGCCCCGACCTCACTCCCCCGTGGAAGAGGCAGCAGCCGGCGCCCGAAGTGCCCGCCGATCCCGATCTGGTCGTCGAGGAGGTCACCACCGGCTACTGCGGCGCGGTGATCCGCTGCGAGAAGACCGCCGAGGGTCCGACGGTCACGCTGGAGGACCGGTTCGGCAAGCAGCGGGTCTTCCCGATGGCGCCGCGCGGCTTCCTCCTGGAGGGCAGGGTCGTCACGCTCGTACGCCCCCGGAGCCGCCCCGCGCCGAGCGGTCCGGCGCGGACCGCCTCCGGGTCGATCGCGGTCCCCGGCGCCCGCGCCCGGGTCGCGCGGGCCGGCCGCATCTACGTGGAGGGGCGGCACGACGCCGAACTGGTCGAGCGCGTCTGGGGCGACGACCTGCGCATCGAGGGCGTGGTCGTGGAATATCTGGAGGGCATCGACGACCTCCCGGCGATCGTCCGCGCCTTCTCCCCCGGCCCGGACGCCCGGCTCGGCGTCCTGGTCGACCATCTCGTGCCCGGCTCGAAGGAGTCCCGGATCGCGGCCGAGGTGACCGGTGCGCACGCGCTGGTCGTCGGCCACCCGTACATCGACGTCTGGGAGGCCGTGAAGCCGTCCTCGGTGGGCATCGCGGCGTGGCCGGCCGTACCGCGCGGCCAGGACTGGAAGACCGGGGTGTGCCGGGCGCTGGGCTGGCCGGAGAACACCGGCGCGGCCTGGCAGCGGATCCTCTCCGGCGTGCGGTCGTACAAGGACCTGGAGCCGGCCCTGCTGGGGCGGGTCGAGGAACTGATCGACTTCGTGACGGCCCCGGAGGGGGCGTAG
- a CDS encoding AMP-dependent synthetase/ligase, with the protein MTDTHTLIENRPPSVATLFLERVAATPDTEAYRYPVPSSAGPDDWKTLTWAQAAERVHATAAGLIALGVRPEERVALASNTRVEWILADLGVLCSGAATTTVYPSTNAEETAYILADSGSRVLIAEDAGQLAKARERRAELPELAHVVVIDESAAQPAEGDPEGWVLSLAELEKRGTAYLEEHPECVTERVGALRADQLATLIYTSGTTGRPKGVRLPHDCWAYMARAIQATGMVHAEDVQYLWLPLAHVFGKVLTAGQIATGQVIAVDGRVDKIIENLPVVRPTYMAAVPRIFEKVYNGVAAKARAGGGAKYKIFQWAAEVAREYAKLSQDNFRRTGNASVPFALAAKHKVADALVYTKLRDAFGGRLRAAVSGSAALAPDIGYFFAGAGIHILEGYGLTESSAASFVNPGEAYRTGTVGKPLPGTEVRIAEDGEILLRGPGIMQGYHGLPEKTAEVLEEDGWFHTGDIGELSPDGYLRITDRKKDLIKTSGGKYIAPAEVEGQFKAVCPFVSNVLVHGANRNFCTALIALDEPTILGWAKEHGLAGRTYAEVVATDQVRELIDGYVERVNEGLQRWQQIRKFRLLPRDLDIEHGEVTPSLKIKRPAVERAFKDLLEEMYAGSREA; encoded by the coding sequence GTGACGGACACCCACACGCTGATCGAAAACCGGCCGCCTTCGGTGGCGACCCTGTTCCTGGAACGGGTCGCGGCCACGCCCGACACCGAGGCGTACCGCTATCCCGTCCCCTCCTCCGCCGGTCCGGACGACTGGAAGACGCTGACCTGGGCCCAGGCCGCCGAGCGGGTCCACGCCACGGCCGCCGGGCTGATCGCGCTGGGGGTGCGCCCCGAGGAGCGGGTGGCGCTGGCGTCCAACACCCGGGTCGAGTGGATCCTCGCCGACCTCGGGGTGCTCTGCTCCGGTGCCGCCACCACCACCGTCTACCCCAGCACCAACGCCGAGGAGACCGCGTACATCCTGGCCGACTCCGGCAGCCGGGTGCTGATCGCGGAGGACGCCGGGCAGCTCGCCAAGGCCCGCGAGCGGCGCGCCGAGCTGCCCGAGCTGGCGCACGTCGTGGTCATCGACGAGAGCGCCGCGCAGCCCGCCGAGGGCGACCCCGAGGGCTGGGTGCTCTCGCTCGCCGAACTGGAGAAGCGCGGCACGGCGTATCTGGAGGAGCACCCGGAGTGCGTCACGGAGCGGGTCGGTGCGCTGCGCGCCGACCAGCTGGCGACGCTGATCTACACCTCGGGGACCACCGGCCGCCCCAAGGGCGTGCGGCTGCCGCACGACTGCTGGGCGTACATGGCGCGTGCGATCCAGGCGACCGGCATGGTCCACGCGGAGGACGTGCAGTACCTCTGGCTGCCGCTCGCGCACGTCTTCGGCAAGGTGCTCACCGCGGGGCAGATCGCCACCGGCCAGGTGATCGCCGTGGACGGCCGGGTCGACAAGATCATCGAGAACCTGCCGGTGGTGCGGCCCACCTATATGGCGGCCGTCCCGCGGATCTTCGAGAAGGTCTACAACGGCGTCGCGGCCAAGGCCCGGGCGGGCGGCGGCGCCAAGTACAAGATCTTCCAGTGGGCGGCCGAGGTGGCCCGCGAGTACGCCAAGCTCTCGCAGGACAACTTCCGCCGCACCGGCAACGCCTCGGTGCCGTTCGCGCTCGCCGCCAAGCACAAGGTCGCCGACGCCCTCGTCTACACCAAGCTGCGCGACGCGTTCGGCGGCCGGCTGCGCGCCGCGGTCTCCGGCTCGGCCGCGCTCGCCCCCGACATCGGCTACTTCTTCGCCGGCGCCGGCATCCACATCCTGGAGGGCTACGGCCTGACGGAGTCCAGCGCCGCCAGCTTCGTCAACCCCGGTGAGGCGTACCGCACCGGCACGGTCGGCAAGCCGCTGCCCGGCACCGAGGTGCGGATCGCCGAGGACGGCGAGATCCTGCTGCGCGGCCCCGGCATCATGCAGGGCTACCACGGCCTGCCCGAGAAGACCGCCGAGGTCCTGGAGGAGGACGGCTGGTTCCACACCGGCGACATCGGCGAGCTCTCCCCGGACGGCTACCTGCGGATCACCGACCGCAAGAAGGACCTGATCAAGACGTCCGGCGGCAAGTACATCGCGCCGGCCGAGGTGGAGGGCCAGTTCAAGGCGGTCTGCCCGTTCGTCTCCAACGTGCTGGTGCACGGCGCCAACCGGAACTTCTGCACCGCGCTGATCGCGCTCGACGAGCCGACGATCCTGGGCTGGGCCAAGGAGCACGGGCTGGCCGGCCGGACGTACGCCGAGGTCGTCGCCACCGACCAGGTCCGCGAGCTGATCGACGGCTATGTGGAGCGGGTCAACGAAGGGCTCCAGCGCTGGCAGCAGATCCGCAAGTTCCGGCTGCTGCCGCGCGACCTGGACATCGAGCACGGCGAGGTCACCCCCAGCCTCAAGATCAAGCGGCCGGCGGTCGAGCGGGCCTTCAAGGACCTGCTGGAGGAGATGTACGCCGGGTCGCGGGAGGCATAG
- the rpsT gene encoding 30S ribosomal protein S20, whose protein sequence is MANIKSQMKRIKTNEKARQRNKAVKSALKTSIRRTREAVAAGDLEKATTAVREASKKLDKAVSKGVIHKNAAANKKSALAKTVAGLKG, encoded by the coding sequence GTGGCGAACATCAAGTCCCAGATGAAGCGGATCAAGACCAACGAGAAGGCTCGTCAGCGCAACAAGGCTGTCAAGTCCGCTCTGAAGACCTCGATCCGTCGTACCCGTGAGGCCGTCGCGGCCGGTGACCTGGAGAAGGCCACCACCGCCGTGCGCGAGGCTTCCAAGAAGCTCGACAAGGCCGTCAGCAAGGGCGTCATCCACAAGAACGCCGCCGCCAACAAGAAGTCGGCGCTGGCCAAGACGGTCGCCGGCCTCAAGGGCTGA
- the lepA gene encoding translation elongation factor 4: protein MPATPTNVPEPSRTDPALLRNFCIIAHIDHGKSTLADRMLQLTGVVDQRQMRAQYLDRMDIERERGITIKSQAVRLPWAPSEGEEGSGTTHILNMIDTPGHVDFTYEVSRSLAACEGCILLVDAAQGIEAQTLANLYLAMENDLTIIPVLNKIDLPAAQPEKFAAELANLVGCEPEDVLKVSAKTGVGVPELLDRVVRDVPPPVGVKDAPARAMIFDSVYDAYRGVVTYVKVVDGTLGRRERIKMMSTGAAHELLEIGTNSPEMTPADGLSVGEVGYLITGVKDVRQSKVGDTITQLAKGAEEPLGGYKDPKPMVFSGLYPLDGSDYPELREALDKLQLNDAALVYEPETSAALGFGFRVGFLGLLHLEVIRERLEREFGLDLIATAPNVVYRVDMEDGSEHIVTNPSEFPTGKIDKVHEPVVRATILAPSEFIGAIMELCQTRRGTLLGMDYLSEDRVEIRYTLPLAEVVFDFFDQLKSKTRGYASLDYEPTGEQTSDLVKVDILLHGDKVDAFSAITHKDKAYAYGVRLVAKLRELIPRQNFEVPIQAAIGSRVIARETVRAIRKDVLAKCYGGDISRKRKLLEKQKEGKKRMKMVGSVEVPQDAFIAVLSSDSEGDGKAKK, encoded by the coding sequence GTGCCCGCGACCCCTACGAACGTGCCGGAGCCGAGCCGTACCGACCCGGCGCTCCTCCGTAACTTCTGCATCATCGCGCACATCGACCACGGCAAGTCGACGCTCGCCGACCGGATGCTCCAGCTCACCGGTGTCGTCGACCAGCGGCAGATGCGCGCGCAGTATCTGGACCGGATGGACATCGAGCGCGAGCGCGGCATCACGATCAAGTCCCAGGCGGTCCGGCTTCCCTGGGCGCCGTCCGAGGGCGAGGAGGGGAGTGGGACGACCCACATCCTCAACATGATCGACACCCCGGGCCACGTCGACTTCACCTACGAGGTGTCGCGCTCCCTCGCCGCGTGCGAGGGCTGCATCCTCCTCGTCGACGCCGCCCAGGGCATCGAGGCCCAGACCCTCGCCAACCTCTACCTGGCGATGGAGAACGACCTCACGATCATCCCCGTCCTCAACAAGATCGACCTGCCGGCCGCGCAGCCCGAGAAGTTCGCCGCCGAGCTGGCGAACCTGGTCGGCTGCGAGCCCGAGGACGTGCTGAAGGTCTCCGCCAAGACCGGCGTCGGGGTGCCCGAGCTGCTGGACCGCGTGGTCCGCGACGTGCCGCCCCCGGTCGGCGTCAAGGACGCCCCCGCTCGCGCGATGATCTTCGACTCGGTCTACGACGCCTACCGCGGCGTCGTGACGTACGTGAAGGTCGTCGACGGCACGCTCGGCAGGCGCGAGCGGATCAAGATGATGTCCACCGGCGCCGCGCACGAGCTGCTGGAGATCGGTACGAACTCGCCGGAGATGACGCCGGCGGACGGCCTGTCGGTCGGCGAGGTCGGGTACCTCATCACCGGCGTGAAGGACGTCCGGCAGTCGAAGGTCGGCGACACCATCACCCAGCTCGCCAAGGGTGCCGAGGAGCCGCTGGGCGGCTACAAGGACCCCAAGCCGATGGTGTTCTCGGGGCTGTACCCGCTCGACGGCTCGGACTACCCGGAGCTGCGCGAAGCGCTGGACAAGCTCCAGCTCAACGACGCCGCGCTGGTCTACGAGCCGGAGACCTCGGCCGCCCTGGGCTTCGGTTTCCGCGTCGGCTTCCTGGGCCTGCTGCACCTGGAGGTCATCCGTGAGCGGCTGGAGCGCGAGTTCGGCCTCGACCTGATCGCCACCGCGCCCAACGTGGTCTACCGCGTGGACATGGAGGACGGCAGCGAGCACATCGTCACCAACCCGAGCGAGTTCCCGACCGGCAAGATCGACAAGGTCCATGAGCCGGTCGTACGGGCCACGATCCTGGCGCCGAGCGAGTTCATCGGCGCGATCATGGAGCTGTGCCAGACCCGCCGCGGCACCCTGCTCGGCATGGACTACCTCTCCGAGGACCGGGTCGAGATCCGCTACACCCTCCCGCTCGCCGAGGTCGTCTTCGACTTCTTCGACCAGCTCAAGTCCAAGACCCGCGGCTACGCCTCGCTGGACTACGAGCCCACCGGCGAGCAGACCTCCGACCTGGTGAAGGTCGACATCCTGCTGCACGGCGACAAGGTCGACGCGTTCTCCGCGATCACGCACAAGGACAAGGCGTACGCGTACGGCGTGCGGCTGGTGGCCAAGTTGCGCGAGCTGATCCCGCGGCAGAACTTCGAGGTGCCGATCCAGGCCGCCATCGGCAGCCGGGTCATCGCCCGTGAGACGGTCCGCGCCATCCGCAAGGACGTCCTCGCCAAGTGCTACGGCGGTGACATCTCCCGTAAGCGGAAGCTGCTGGAGAAGCAGAAGGAAGGCAAGAAGCGGATGAAGATGGTCGGCAGCGTGGAGGTGCCGCAGGACGCCTTCATCGCGGTGCTGTCGTCGGACTCCGAGGGTGACGGCAAGGCGAAGAAGTAG